The genomic window CAGCTCTACAGCTAGCCCAGTAACCTCATACAGCACAACTGCCAGCCCAGCTGGACTCTTCGGCTCAAACTTTGACGGTTTCAGTAGTACATCAGCCCCATTCGGTTTCGGCCAACAGTCTTTCTTCGGATCATCAACCCCTGCTCCATTCAACTCTTTTTCCGCTGGATCAGCTGATGCATCATCTTTATTCAAGTCAGCTAACTTTGGATCTGCTGGTCAAGAAGCAGTTGCCATTGGAGGTTCATCCGCCAAGACCCAAGAAAAAGTAGAGTCCAAAACTGAAGACTCAAACGTTGTAAAGAAATAGATTTTGTATActtctattaaaattgaaatatgcacatttacgtttttaaaaatctactgAAAAATAGaactattttcaaatatatataatatgtatatatttttaaatattttctataattatgaataatttgaccacactttttataagttaagtattcattcatttgtaaaattataaataaaagaaatgcattaagtacctataaaatatatttatttcatatttcacTGACGTCATTTCTGACGATAGCTATGTAAAAAGAAAACGGATAGAGCgtataataaagaaatggTTCATAGAGAGAGGAAAATAGTTTTCTGATTACTAGCCAATACCACCAAAAAACTGTAGCACATCAACGTACAGACTAATAGTTACTACCATAATATGGAGGGgaaattgtaaacaatattttttgatatattaagaaaaacagtatgaaatataacatagtCTGAATGTACACTAAGCATAATTAGACGTTCGTGAAAAGTCGATTTCTTTGAAGCAGTTTCAGTTCGTATTAACTGCAAATGTTTCTTTGATAATGTTTTTCTACAATCCAACTTGAAAAAGATactgtgataaaatattttaccagctatactattatttgttataataccaACCGGagtattttatcattcaatGGAAGTAAGTACATGCTTTATTAttcttagtaaaaataatttcattacacaaaatgtataaatgtataaaatataatcatgtacgcaaaaataaaaataattatttaatttaaatactaaaatatttttgtaaaattcaaatagttttattaagaatacaaattatcatattcataaaatataaaattgaatcggtatgtaataaattataatcataatttaatatacaactataattgtataccaaatcaatataattatagaagaTAACATtgaaatgatataaatttttcgccattttaaagttttgaattaatttggtTAAATAAATGACAAATGATGATTTATAAACGAAAAAGAACTTAGTATTATGtgcaatattttctaaaatcttAGTGTAGCGCTAATTtcgaactttatttttaacacaaatatttatcatttttatcaaaaaataataaataaaaattattattattattattaaacacatgaaatatgtattatctatttattaatttaaaagtcaaTAACATCGTATGGTAGAATGGCAAGACTAGGTTTGTTCTAAAAATAACTggaaattaatcaaaatatatttgaagatttcattgtgtataattaataataatatacgccaTGGTGAAAAGTCTTTAATTGctgcgaataatattttattaaattattactacaaaaaaaaaggtataacTCTGTATTAAATGTAGCTTTAAATTAAGTACTATAAGAAATACTTATGGGAAACCTTGAATTGAATTTCTAGTCTtagcaattaaaaattgaattcatttttgtctacaaaagaattttttagtattttataaattttgacaaaatttatcATCAAATCGATTACTATcaatttatcaacaatttattttgatttttttttcaacttctaTAAGAACtgagattttttgttttaaattatcaaatatatcaaatatagatttaaaaaatatatatatatcaaatacttataaatggccttgatttactaaaatatagtttttaattttatcattacgtaagaaatataattataatttaagttaacgtaaaatgttttgtttgtaatgtttgtttgataaaaaatcataattgagAATATCTAAGattctctataatataaagaatctctataataaattattatagctaaaaaaaataaacaatttgtttgatatttttttttagttttcagtaaaaaaaaaaacgaggaATTCGACAATTCATATTCAAgttttaggtattaaaattaatttttaactacctacaAAAAAGTACATGTTTTTATGAGTTTGTCAAATTCCAATAAATTTTAGcttaacacttaaaaaaaagttgtgacTAAAtgaatgtttgatatttttatttgtagtaaGAACCATTTATCAAGAATTTCGAAATATTCATTTCAAGTTTTTCAtcaacacaaataaataaaataattaaaaacattaataaataattcagttacaaaatattttaacatataaaacataattgatTTGATTGGAACTTGGTTTCACTTAAAAATGCccatttattcttatttttttcttttatttaaaaaaatatttttgcacttagtaactatattttaatgttatatgctATAAGCTTCTttcattgttaaatattaaattaaatacctaactcaaaaactacttattcaaatttcgatttacataaatcgaaatttaaaaaaatcatttgttccacaatatacagtattaaataatgattctattttgaaaataaagttgctactacaaaaataattgaagtatttaaaataatactataaagtatgaaggatatattataaattattaatattatattataggtactcgtaaaataattggaaaattccaaaaaaaattaattttaagattattaaaggataaaatattttaatatacattctataatttgtatttgtataaatcattgatttttacaatctttttaaataatcagatttttttaaattttaaattttaaaaacggcaattgttttttttttaaccatatagccatcaatttattaaataaattgttaaacagatgatttttttttattaaaattttaattaatatgaatcgAAATGCGTTCGATTTTATTAGTAATGTTAATTTACGAAATAAATGGTGAAcatgtaatatacaataaatatagctCTAGTacgatagatattataaatagataataattaaaaatacaaacgatTTACTTAgctcatattaattatagtaattttcaaatcgttatattatattttcaaatctataACCGTGgattattaatctattttctGTATTTCTTAATAAGTAAATGTTATATGAACAGAAATAATGTTctcaataatagtataatattttatgttaaaaaaaaatagttgctacattataatatgtataacgaGATAGTCACTTTTACAAAGTTGATCTTTACTTGGATCTATAACTTGCATAAATGCATAATCTAGttattcaacaaaaatttaaaatttcaattttttttttaatttatgaatgattaataataaaaataattattatgtctatttgattaaaaacacataaacaatattcaacataattttaaattttaaattctttggCGTcgtacaaaacatattattaactgtaaggtagttttaaaaacaaaatatgaactattcaaattattttataatattttttatacacatttaattttagtttatttgattGTACACAGctccttaattattatttattatacttatataatataaatgtatgcaaTATGCATACTTTACATTATGTcagataatttacataaataaaaattgcagcgtataatttgtaagcaaatatatttctatagtatGGCAAGAATAAAAACcctaaaaaatcatatttttgtaattattaaaaataatcaaacgaatttttatttacagaaacaaaaatggttatttttaacgttattATTGACCTACGCGTTAGCCGAACATGGCAAAAAGTCTTCTAATAGAAAACAAATCGAAAATTCAGAAGAATCTACAGAATCAAAGCCACCAGAAAAACGGGGCTTAGAAAATGTACTCGGATATGGCCGAGGAACTAATTCACACTCTTCGCCGGAAAGTTCAGACTACTCAGGGTTTCCATTTGGAAATAACAATGGTCGAGATGGAAACGAAGGGGATAGTGAACAGCTATCGgctaataatgaaaatcacaATAATGGTAACGGTTTTAGTCACTTTTATTTCGAAAGGGGCGTCCAAGATAACGGAGGCAATGTACAAGGATCCAATACAGCAGGATCAAACGACCATCATAATGCGATAGGGGGAAGAAATGCTAACAGTCATGGTTGGATGGCTAGTTTCTTTAAACATGAAGGAAACCCTGATATTTCTGGTAGAGGGCACTTTTTCAGTCCAGGTAATGGCGGCGATGATCAACATGGCTTTTCTGGTTCACAACAAGCATTCCAAGGGTACGAAAGTGGCGGAAACGTCGATGGACACGAATCAAACAGCAATGACGGTTTTAGAAGCAACATCGGCGGTTACGGTGGTGGTTTTGGTAGTGGTGGACATGGAGGAGGTGGACACGGTGGTGGAGGCGGACACGGAGGAGGCGGAGGAGGAGGACATGGAGGAGGTGGATTTGGAGGAGGCGGTGGATATGGTGGAGGTGGTCATGGCTTTGGGTACGGAGGACACGTCAAGACAGTGTATGTGACAAAAGAGGTACCAGTTCCGTATCCAGTTCACGTGGAAAAAAAAGTTCTATATCCCGTCCGAATACCGTACGAAAAGCCCGTTCCGTATCCGGTCCATAGACCATATCCAGTACACATTGAAAAGCAAGTGCCCTACCCAGTCAGAGTGCACGTGCCACAACCATATCCGGTAACGGTGGAAAAACACGTACCGTTTCCGGTAAAAGTGCACGTGGAGAAGCCTGTAGCGGTACACATACCGAAACCTTATCCTGTATACATCGAAAAAAAAGTACCAGTAGCCGTGGACCACCCTGTCCCGTATCCCGTGAAAATACCCATAGACCGTCCTGTTCCTATACATATACCAGTAGATAAGCCGATTCCATATCCGGTGGAAAGAAAAATACCATATCCAGTCAAAATACCCGTGGACAGACCGTATCCGGTCCACGTACCCAAACCATATCCCTTGCATGTTGACAGACCAGTGCCTTATGCTGTTAAAGTTCCAGTCAAAGTACCAGTCAAGGTGCCCGTTCCATATCCAGTAGAAGTCAAAGTTCCCGTTCACATACCGGTTCACACACAATCACATAACGGTTATGGTAACCACcatcaacaacaacaacaacaacaacaacaacagcagcaaACACACCATGACTCGTACCGGCAAGGTGGGCTACCAAATCAAGAGAGCTCATCAGACACTACGGGATATGGTACAGCGTTCGTAAACAATTACGATAATGGTTTTACCTCGTTCGGCAGTGGCCAAGATCAAGGAACGCCAGACGCCTACGGTGGTAACGAAGACTACGGATCTTCACATGGATGATCCATGTTCAATTTACCTATTTTCATACCATAGTAAGTGACATTTGCTGCCATTTTATTGAGCTCGTTGCGTTTGAAGCAAtcaagcatattattttagacttgtataacaataataataaaaaacaataaaaataatatttgtacagaTTATTGTCATATATGTTAAacgttttcatataataatagtctttagtataataatagaataagaataatattttgttcgtcTTTGTAGATATTTTCGAGGTACTTATACGGCTGTACCTATGTACCTTCATTATAAACTATCGATGAGTTTTATGGTTCATAATATCACCCTAACCTTGAGTTTCCTTAAGTTCCGGtttagaaatgtattttaatcggCATACAAAATAACTCGGTTTAGTCGGGCTGCCGGCTTGACAGTTTCTAATTCCGTATCGtagaaatacaaatacaaaaaaaaacgtaaattgaaaattcggTATAAGTAGACGCAACACAACAAATATGTGGATGTCAGTCGGTCTGTTCCGGCTTGTAAAATGAGctccattatttatttagcaaTCCGCACACGCAATCCCGCGTATCCGTGTTTTCCTATTTATAGTACCAATCTAGTGTTATAGTAGATCGCGAAAAATGCCATAGCAATTACTGATTATTTCGgttgttataacatttttgaaaactaaaatgaaTTCTACTTTCGTTTCCCGTCCGGTATCGCGTGTACACGCGTATTCTAACAATACAAAGAcaacgacaacgacgacgacgacgacataCCGAATTATAGAAGAAGAAACCGAAACCTTCCGTTGTCCGTATGCGGTTTCCCTCTACTGgctatttcaaatatatatataacgaccatttgtataatatagtacataccGACGAAATCGTTTTAGACGCCTGTTGACAAAACTACAGTATAGTtctattaaataggtatttgataTTCGCGAATttactatgttattattattattattattattattattctgaaatTATCATATTGAGCGACAGGTATTGTTGACGTTAGTGAAACTACGCcgaaaaaatacgaaataccgttaccattttatgataaattacagTTAATCTTATAAGTGTAACtacttgttaaaattatacacaaggGTACTTACCCAATGTAGGGAATGTTGGCGGGCACGTGATATTTTGATCCCGGATCAAAATCTGTTTCGGACCGTAGTACTGGAGGCTTGACACCACCAAGTCGttcactaataattaaaaaaaaaaaaacaacactataaatttataaacttattatgattattattattattttatttaaaatataaacaattataataaatacagatttttgttaaaaaaaaacaaacattaaatacatgtctatttaaaattgataaaacttttttttattattattcaatatagttttaatagtcTAAGGTAATTGATATTAATCACAACCTAAGTAAATTGTATActcattaaaagtaatatatacctacatataaaaaatataattattcttctgtagatctttaaaaatatgtttttataattaataaaatacacttataaagtgattagttttatgtacacaattattttatactcctGAATTTCTGATAATTCAATATCAGTTTACCTAAACAGTTAACAGCTGGTATCTatgaaatgaatattaaaaattaattataaattgcttttataatttatatagagtaaatataaatatgatattgaaagtactattaattattgtacatttgtaatttaaatactttttagacTAAGAATACAACATTTAAGACTTTTGGAGTATTTATCTGCATGCAATACTAGagtttaatagaatatttgtttaaagtttaacatattataaaataatcttctGTAATTGatatgttcatattataactatatagaagtaactagtaaatataaaatgtgttctttatattattattattaatattataatgtgatatattttatactataccatACTTAATATGTCACAAACCATAGTCATTTTTCATAtcaaatgtttgaattttaaaaattatttgtaatttgaaatttgaattaatattgtaaattgtaattaatgttattttaaaataaagtttaagaataataaattttaaatttcacatataaattataagtaatatagttaggtgtttaaatgaatacattatcaactacctacattataaccttgacatttatattaacttgataaaaatattttatgtgaattATGAATGTAAAACTCTCattgatagatattatataataaaaatgtttacacaataaatttaatttaaatagtatattataatacagtcaggcgtataataaattaagtctaATATTTGGTAGCAAGGAGAATATATAgcttttactataaattttaatatataagttcatcatagttatttttgaaaaatgtagccattcataaatttgtaatattaaatatttatgtgtaatggTAAGTAgacatatattatcaaaaaattaagcaTTTTCTACTTCTTCTTCTATAAGTCAACATTGTAATGTATTGTTagctataaacatttatacatgtattcaactattttaagtcaatttttaaaactaactatattgtatactacactatattatatttcatatcattatcatcaatatttaatgatttattacctcaatgaaattcaattaaaatctcCAATATtcggtataaaaatatttttattatataattattaaaaaaaaaaaaaaaattgaattataaaatatgtttctatCAACGAAAGTGTATTAACAGTCAACTTCGTggcaacataatatttgcatAAACAGTAAAAGGTAAAAATCGCCCACATTAAGAATGGCCACACacaaaatacacaatttatccaaaaatgtctacaaaaattatcatatcatataatataaggataaaaaaatgatcagagaaaaataataaggtaACACAAAAATGAGTTAGATCTACGCATACGTGGTATAGTTATTCATACAAATGtcaaacattttgtaataattaagaaaaaaatatagtggGAGGTAggtgcaatatttttatttttataaacgaatataatgaaatacgaTAAGGAAAACTAGCACATTAGGAAACGCAAAACGTTTTGCTTTATTACTcctttaagttaaattataccttttcggtgtataattattaataaattattatgcgaACAACGCTAAATgctaaaacgaaaataaattgcatataCAAAACCCCTGATAAATGAAAAGAAATCCAACGTGGAacaactattatacatttattactttataatatcttatttaatgaaattaagaacatcatgataatatcatgaaaacattgaattatttgaacatttaaataaatataatatcttaaaccTCTAaccttaaattatactttatattattctctCGCCGTTTTGATGCGGAAATTCATTCTACCTCCTCTATTCTAAATGGTTCTATCAATGCTCCTGATCTTCTTTCATTCATCtcttttcgtatttattttatgtctatACAACAAGACACCACTTCTTATTCTACGTCCTTTCTCAATATACTAACCACAACAACAATTATCCTTAACACAGAAAGCTTAGCCTTTTTAACACCAtctaactttataattttattatttttatagtttaaattgtattacaaattaacgtaatacaattattatataatatataatattaactaataactacattaacaataatatgataatttaatcagatctaatatacctactgaCTACCACTtactactaaatataataaaatatgtcatttaCCGTAAGTCCCACCAATGACAATTGTATCTCTCCTTATGCGTGGTACCTTTGAATATATCCCAACGCCATAAATCAAGTGCCAAGCTGAAAGGCAAAAATGTAAGTTTGTCCATTGCCAAtccaaataaatagtttatattatgggGAATATCATCTAcagagtttaatattaatcccAACGTTTGCAAATGTTTTGGGGTTGACACAGAAAGTGATATTGCTTCACTCAAAGCTTCGTGGAatcctttaaaattaaaaaataatttagtacaatataatattatttttctacaatctaaatgtaattaatgaatttaccTGGATTAGCACCATCACGATACACCTTTGGttgttttttgtaattcaaaaaatattgtacatgagCCATTTCATGATGAACAGTGATGAAATCTTTCATATTTACTTGAGTGcacattttaattctataaaaataaaaatgtatctacattaaatttgacaaaaaatatgtaataatatttagtaatcatctataggtaatagttaaaattaatattattctataaaagtataaactttttataaacaatttatttttactaactaCCTACtttgaaatttacaaaatttgtaattattgcaATAGTActcagtattaaattattatgtttttttttaaatcttacattaattgtatttaataattaaacattgaatGTTCTAAGAAGTTTATTgagatacattttaatacacttaatgatttaatttatatttaatgtttatgctATTTGAACAGTATAATCtactatacttttaatattttcaagaattCAAAATACGTTATTAACATTAGTATAAAAGGTACTAAACTATAATCACCTAAGTCTATAAACCTACTgtattgtaacaatattaaatgataatatacaaaatagtttcaatttcataagaacataataatattatggatgcTAGATGGGAAATGTATTTcctaaatactatttatttttaaacggcTATGTTTGACaaacttgacatttttaacaacatttaCAAACTAagtcattgaataaaatagatataatagtatatttataatgattaaatttgatgaactaaatgaattattataaattaccaatgagaaattaaaaaaaatagtaggtaataaataataagtatcccatgttaaataaaaatagtaaacacatcttgtataatatgttatgtcaTGAAGCTGAATTACATTATCATCGaccattgtatataaaaatcctgatgtttttgtaatttaaaaaatttatagtcaactctctataaataaattttgcgtatttacaataaaatatttttctataaaaatttttttttcaaattttttgttcaaaataattataattttgaaacattttttgttgatcaattttgaattgttgtttttatttcataatttatgatatttatattatatatgattatatgttttattttaaaattgtttctggacatttttattacatatattattaaaaagtgcacgaaaccattatattataatattttcaaatatttatattaacctaTAATCTTGTCTGTTGCAAAAATCCCAAGCAGAAGGTTGGCAAATTATAGGTTGTCCTGGAAGTTCCTCAACAACTGAATTCGCCCAAAAAGATTGAGGCATGGAACTCATATTTAAAGATATGAAAAATTCCTCTGCCACTCTAAACATCGCAGCTGGTGTGTATccctgtaaataaataataatagacttGTTTAAGaacttttatttcatattttttttctttaatagtttaatagtaatattatattacgatatatacaacatgttaaaaaaaatagtacacaCCTGTTTAATCATTTGAGGCGTGACatccaaataattttttcccgGATACGGTATGGTcaagtctaaaatattttcccaAGACTGACCCCACATATTTCCTACAGCccataatacaaaaacaataaaaatctaaaacaaatacaatcattcaaaataatataattacaacctAATATATGTGCGGGTAATGGCGCTTCTCTGCTTAT from Aphis gossypii isolate Hap1 chromosome 1, ASM2018417v2, whole genome shotgun sequence includes these protein-coding regions:
- the LOC114120825 gene encoding uncharacterized protein LOC114120825 is translated as MEKQKWLFLTLLLTYALAEHGKKSSNRKQIENSEESTESKPPEKRGLENVLGYGRGTNSHSSPESSDYSGFPFGNNNGRDGNEGDSEQLSANNENHNNGNGFSHFYFERGVQDNGGNVQGSNTAGSNDHHNAIGGRNANSHGWMASFFKHEGNPDISGRGHFFSPGNGGDDQHGFSGSQQAFQGYESGGNVDGHESNSNDGFRSNIGGYGGGFGSGGHGGGGHGGGGGHGGGGGGGHGGGGFGGGGGYGGGGHGFGYGGHVKTVYVTKEVPVPYPVHVEKKVLYPVRIPYEKPVPYPVHRPYPVHIEKQVPYPVRVHVPQPYPVTVEKHVPFPVKVHVEKPVAVHIPKPYPVYIEKKVPVAVDHPVPYPVKIPIDRPVPIHIPVDKPIPYPVERKIPYPVKIPVDRPYPVHVPKPYPLHVDRPVPYAVKVPVKVPVKVPVPYPVEVKVPVHIPVHTQSHNGYGNHHQQQQQQQQQQQQTHHDSYRQGGLPNQESSSDTTGYGTAFVNNYDNGFTSFGSGQDQGTPDAYGGNEDYGSSHG